In Rhodospirillaceae bacterium, a single window of DNA contains:
- a CDS encoding NADH-quinone oxidoreductase subunit L, with product MHSAAIFLPLLSAIIVGFFGRWLGDRGSQLVSCGMMVTAAVLAVPIFNDVALQGHSQVIHVLSWIESGALEISWSLKFDTLTAVMVLVVTIVSAIVHIYSIGYMHGDSSVPRFMAYLSLFTFFMLMLVTANDLVQLYFGWEGVGLASYLLIGFWYDRPAANAAAIKAFLVNRVGDFGFGLGIFGIFFLFDSVLFDVIFAAAPAVAGTTLHFLGLDLDALTVLCLLLFVGAMGKSAQLGLHTWLPDAMEGPTPVSALIHAATMVTAGVFMVVRLSPVFEYAPVALNVVAIVGASTAIFAATVGLVQNDIKRVIAYSTCSQLGYMFFAAGVSAYAASIFHLMTHAFFKALLFLAAGSVIHAFSGEQDMRKMGGVWKKIPLTYALMWIGSLALAGVPFFAGYYSKDMILESAYAANTPFGNYAFWMGAAAALMTAFYSWRLILMTFHGKSRADADVLAHVHESPKSMTMPLLVLALGAIFSGYVGYEYFVGHGMEAFWRGAILVLPEHSAITDAHHVPGWVKQLPIYLGIIGIALAYLFYMLVPKLPGLLAGRAQGLYRFLLNKWYFDELYDWLLVKPAKRLGRSLWKQGDGALIDGVGPDGVVAVTLHLARRAGRLQTGYVYHYAFAMLIGVAGVITWLFIGKAG from the coding sequence ATGCATTCGGCCGCCATCTTTCTTCCGCTTTTAAGTGCCATCATTGTCGGCTTCTTTGGCCGCTGGCTTGGCGACCGTGGCAGTCAGCTTGTTTCCTGCGGGATGATGGTGACGGCGGCGGTGCTTGCGGTCCCGATCTTCAATGACGTTGCCTTGCAGGGACATAGCCAGGTTATCCATGTCCTTTCCTGGATTGAGTCGGGTGCGCTTGAAATTTCCTGGTCCCTGAAATTCGACACGCTGACCGCCGTAATGGTGTTGGTTGTGACGATCGTTTCGGCAATCGTGCATATCTATTCCATTGGCTACATGCATGGCGATTCCTCCGTGCCCCGCTTTATGGCGTATTTAAGCCTGTTCACCTTTTTCATGTTGATGCTGGTGACGGCGAACGACCTTGTTCAGCTTTATTTTGGCTGGGAAGGCGTTGGGTTGGCTTCTTACCTTCTGATTGGTTTCTGGTACGACAGGCCGGCGGCGAACGCGGCCGCGATCAAGGCCTTTCTGGTAAACCGGGTGGGGGATTTTGGTTTCGGGCTTGGAATTTTCGGAATCTTCTTTCTGTTCGATTCGGTGCTGTTCGATGTCATCTTTGCCGCGGCGCCCGCAGTGGCTGGGACGACGCTTCACTTCCTTGGCCTTGATCTTGACGCGCTGACGGTGCTTTGCCTGTTGCTGTTCGTCGGTGCCATGGGCAAATCCGCCCAATTGGGGCTTCATACGTGGCTGCCGGACGCGATGGAGGGGCCAACGCCCGTCTCAGCGCTTATTCATGCGGCGACCATGGTAACAGCAGGCGTCTTCATGGTGGTGCGGCTCTCGCCGGTCTTCGAATATGCGCCCGTGGCCCTGAATGTTGTGGCCATTGTCGGCGCGTCCACGGCGATCTTCGCGGCGACCGTCGGCCTCGTTCAAAACGATATCAAGCGCGTGATTGCCTATTCGACCTGCAGTCAGCTCGGCTACATGTTTTTTGCCGCTGGCGTTTCGGCTTACGCGGCCTCGATCTTCCATCTGATGACCCACGCTTTTTTCAAAGCGCTTCTGTTCCTTGCTGCCGGTTCCGTCATTCACGCGTTTTCCGGCGAACAGGACATGCGCAAGATGGGGGGGGTCTGGAAGAAAATACCCCTGACCTATGCGTTGATGTGGATTGGAAGTCTTGCGCTTGCCGGGGTGCCCTTTTTCGCGGGCTATTATTCGAAGGATATGATCCTTGAATCCGCTTACGCCGCCAATACGCCCTTTGGGAATTATGCCTTCTGGATGGGGGCGGCGGCGGCGCTGATGACGGCGTTCTATTCCTGGCGGCTGATTTTGATGACGTTCCACGGCAAATCACGGGCGGACGCCGATGTGCTGGCTCATGTCCATGAATCGCCGAAAAGCATGACCATGCCGCTGCTTGTGCTGGCGCTGGGTGCGATTTTTTCCGGCTATGTCGGGTATGAATATTTTGTCGGCCATGGCATGGAGGCCTTCTGGCGTGGTGCCATTCTCGTGTTGCCGGAGCATTCGGCAATTACAGATGCCCATCACGTGCCGGGCTGGGTGAAGCAACTGCCGATTTATCTGGGGATTATCGGCATTGCGTTGGCCTATCTCTTCTACATGCTGGTGCCGAAACTTCCGGGTCTTTTGGCGGGGCGTGCCCAAGGGCTTTATCGCTTCCTGCTGAACAAATGGTATTTCGACGAGCTTTATGACTGGTTGCTCGTGAAGCCTGCAAAACGCCTTGGCCGCAGCCTCTGGAAACAGGGGGACGGCGCATTAATCGATGGCGTGGGTCCGGACGGGGTGGTGGCAGTGACGCTCCATCTGGCACGCCGCGCCGGGCGGCTTCAGACCGGCTATGTCTACCATTATGCCTTTGCCATGCTGATCGGCGTGGCTGGGGTGATCACGTGGCTCTTTATCGGGAAGGCAGGCTGA
- a CDS encoding NADH-quinone oxidoreductase subunit NuoK, with protein MTIGLGHYLTVAAILFTLGIVGIFLNRKNVIVILMSIELMLLAVNINLVSFSAYLQDMVGQIFTMFVLTVAAAEAAVGLAIIIVYFRNRGSIAVEDIDLMKG; from the coding sequence CTGACGATTGGTCTTGGGCATTATCTGACGGTTGCCGCGATCCTGTTTACCCTTGGGATTGTCGGCATCTTTCTGAACCGTAAGAACGTCATTGTCATCCTGATGTCGATCGAGCTGATGCTGCTTGCGGTTAACATTAATTTGGTTTCGTTCTCCGCCTACCTTCAGGACATGGTAGGCCAGATTTTCACGATGTTCGTGTTGACGGTGGCGGCGGCGGAAGCCGCAGTGGGACTGGCCATCATTATCGTTTATTTCCGCAACCGCGGATCGATCGCGGTTGAAGACATTGATTTGATGAAGGGCTAG
- a CDS encoding NADH-quinone oxidoreductase subunit NuoI, translating into MARLDKAARALFLGELIAGLALTLRYMFRRNVTINYPYERGPLSPRFRGEHALRRYPNGEERCIACKLCEAICPAQAITIEAEPRDDGSRRTTRYDIDMTKCIYCGFCEEACPVDAIVEGPNYEFATETHAELLYDKAKLLANGDRWEDELAERLTADAPYR; encoded by the coding sequence ATGGCCAGGCTTGATAAAGCGGCGCGCGCGTTGTTCCTTGGTGAACTGATCGCGGGGCTTGCCCTTACGCTGCGTTACATGTTCCGGCGGAATGTGACGATCAACTACCCTTATGAGAGAGGCCCGCTTTCCCCCCGCTTTCGAGGCGAGCACGCGTTGCGGCGTTACCCGAACGGCGAGGAACGGTGCATTGCCTGCAAGCTTTGTGAGGCGATCTGTCCCGCCCAGGCAATCACGATTGAGGCGGAGCCCCGCGACGACGGAAGCCGACGGACAACGCGTTACGATATTGACATGACAAAGTGCATCTATTGCGGGTTTTGCGAAGAGGCCTGCCCGGTGGATGCGATTGTCGAGGGGCCGAATTACGAATTTGCGACGGAAACCCACGCTGAACTTCTTTATGACAAGGCGAAGCTGCTTGCGAACGGGGACCGCTGGGAAGATGAACTTGCCGAACGGCTGACGGCGGACGCGCCTTACCGCTAG
- a CDS encoding NADH-quinone oxidoreductase subunit M, protein MLDWPLLSLVIFLPLVGVGFILMIRGEGETQNRNIRNVALWTSLATFALSILLWTNFDTTTADFQFEEKLSWIPAFEINYHLGVDGISVLFVLLSTLLTPICVLASWETIQKHVKEYMIAFLVLETFMVGMFSALDFVLFYLFFEGVLIPMFFIIGVWGGKRRIYAAFKFFLYTLAGSVLMLLAILTIYFYAGTFDIPTLMTTRIPVELQYWLWLAFFASFAVKVPMWPVHTWLPDAHVEAPTAGSVILAGVLLKMGAYGFLRFSLPLLPEASVYFTPLIYSLSIIAIIYTSLVALAQEDMKKLIAYSSVAHMGFVTIGIFAGNLQSVEGAILVMLSHGFVSAALFLCVGVVYDRMHSREIATYGGLVHRMPVYAFVFMVFMMASVGLPGTSGFVGEFLVLLGVFQVNTWVAFLAAIGVILGAAYMLWLYRRVIFGTLTKAALKNILDLSPREILIFAPLIVLVFWMGIYPGPFLDVLHESVGQLVERYELARIAAENMNMAAQ, encoded by the coding sequence ATGCTGGATTGGCCGCTTCTAAGTCTCGTCATCTTCCTGCCGCTTGTCGGCGTCGGATTCATTCTGATGATCCGTGGAGAGGGCGAGACGCAAAATCGCAACATCCGCAATGTCGCGCTGTGGACATCGCTGGCGACTTTCGCGCTTTCCATCCTGCTATGGACAAATTTTGACACCACAACTGCCGACTTCCAGTTTGAAGAGAAGCTTTCCTGGATTCCGGCCTTTGAGATTAATTACCATTTGGGGGTGGACGGAATTTCCGTCCTGTTCGTGCTGCTGTCCACGCTGTTAACGCCGATTTGCGTGCTGGCYAGTTGGGAAACGATCCAGAAGCACGTCAAGGAATACATGATCGCCTTTCTGGTGCTTGAGACCTTCATGGTCGGCATGTTCAGCGCGCTTGATTTTGTTCTTTTCTACCTTTTYTTCGAGGGCGTGCTCATTCCGATGTTTTTCATCATCGGCGTGTGGGGTGGAAAAAGACGAATTTATGCGGCGTTCAAATTTTTCCTGTACACGCTTGCCGGCTCCGTCCTGATGCTGCTGGCCATTCTTACGATCTACTTTTACGCAGGCACGTTCGATATCCCGACCTTGATGACCACGCGCATTCCAGTGGAGCTGCAATATTGGCTGTGGCTGGCATTTTTTGCGTCCTTTGCCGTCAAGGTCCCGATGTGGCCGGTGCACACATGGCTTCCAGACGCTCATGTCGAAGCGCCGACCGCCGGTTCGGTTATTCTTGCTGGCGTTCTCCTGAAGATGGGGGCTTATGGCTTCTTGCGGTTTTCGCTTCCGTTGTTGCCCGAAGCGTCGGTTTATTTCACGCCGCTGATTTACAGCCTGAGCATCATTGCAATCATCTACACGTCTCTGGTTGCCCTGGCCCAGGAGGATATGAAGAAACTGATCGCCTATTCCTCCGTCGCGCATATGGGCTTTGTCACCATCGGCATCTTTGCTGGAAATCTGCAAAGCGTTGAAGGGGCGATCCTTGTCATGCTCAGCCACGGCTTTGTTTCAGCAGCCCTTTTCCTTTGCGTCGGCGTTGTCTATGACCGGATGCACAGCCGCGAAATTGCGACCTATGGCGGGCTTGTTCATCGCATGCCGGTCTACGCCTTTGTTTTCATGGTGTTCATGATGGCGTCGGTGGGACTGCCGGGGACCAGCGGTTTCGTTGGCGAATTCCTGGTGTTGCTTGGCGTCTTTCAGGTGAACACCTGGGTGGCGTTCTTGGCGGCAATTGGGGTTATTCTGGGTGCGGCCTATATGCTCTGGCTTTACCGCCGGGTTATTTTTGGCACCCTTACGAAGGCCGCGCTGAAGAACATTCTGGATTTAAGCCCACGCGAAATTCTCATCTTTGCGCCTTTGATTGTGCTGGTCTTCTGGATGGGCATTTATCCGGGGCCGTTCCTTGACGTGTTGCATGAATCGGTCGGCCAGCTGGTCGAGCGCTATGAGCTTGCACGCATCGCGGCGGAAAACATGAACATGGCCGCCCAGTGA
- a CDS encoding NADH-quinone oxidoreductase subunit NuoH, translating into MVELWDVYLWPGAIIVAKILAIILPLLGAVAYLTYAERKVIAAMQLRKGPNVVGPFGLLQPIADGLKLLFKEMILPTRANKVVFLMAPMLTFLLSLVAWAVIPFGEGIVLSNINVGILYLFAISSLGVYGIIMSGWASNSKYAFLGALRSAAQMVSYEVSIGFVLITVLLCVGSLNLSDIVLAQKKIWFVIPLLPMFVIFFVSALAETNRLPFDLPEAESELVSGYNVEYSSMAFALFFLGEYANMILMSAITTVLFLGGWLPPVDVAPFNWIPGPIWFGLKVSLVLFCFLWVRATFPRYRYDQLMRLGWKVFLPFSLAWVVVTASALQIFGWVPK; encoded by the coding sequence ATGGTTGAACTTTGGGACGTTTATCTGTGGCCGGGGGCTATTATCGTCGCAAAGATTCTTGCGATCATTCTTCCCCTGTTGGGGGCGGTTGCCTATCTGACTTATGCGGAGCGGAAGGTCATCGCAGCCATGCAGCTTCGCAAAGGCCCGAACGTGGTTGGACCTTTCGGGCTTTTGCAGCCGATTGCAGACGGGCTGAAGCTGCTGTTCAAGGAAATGATTCTGCCGACGCGGGCGAACAAGGTCGTCTTCCTGATGGCGCCGATGCTGACCTTCCTTTTGAGCCTCGTCGCCTGGGCCGTCATTCCCTTCGGCGAAGGCATCGTGCTTTCCAATATAAATGTCGGGATTCTGTACCTTTTCGCGATTTCGTCTCTCGGCGTGTATGGCATCATCATGTCCGGCTGGGCGAGCAATTCGAAATACGCATTCCTGGGGGCGCTGCGGTCTGCGGCGCAGATGGTGTCCTACGAAGTCTCCATCGGCTTTGTCCTGATTACGGTGCTGCTTTGCGTAGGCTCGCTGAACCTTTCGGACATCGTGCTGGCCCAGAAGAAAATCTGGTTTGTCATTCCGCTGTTGCCGATGTTTGTCATCTTTTTTGTTTCGGCTCTGGCCGAGACGAACCGGTTGCCTTTTGACCTTCCGGAAGCGGAATCCGAATTGGTGTCGGGCTACAATGTTGAATATTCGTCGATGGCTTTCGCGCTCTTCTTTCTTGGCGAATATGCCAACATGATTTTGATGAGCGCCATCACAACGGTGCTGTTCCTGGGCGGGTGGTTGCCGCCGGTCGATGTTGCGCCGTTCAACTGGATTCCGGGACCGATCTGGTTTGGGCTCAAAGTTTCTTTGGTGCTTTTCTGTTTCTTGTGGGTTCGTGCAACTTTTCCGCGTTATCGTTATGACCAGTTGATGCGCCTTGGCTGGAAAGTTTTCCTTCCCTTTTCACTTGCCTGGGTTGTCGTGACGGCGAGCGCGTTGCAGATATTTGGATGGGTGCCGAAGTGA
- a CDS encoding NADH:ubiquinone oxidoreductase subunit J, with product MLQALIFYVFAATAVGAGVMVISARNPVHSVLFLILAFFNAAGLFVLLGAEFLAMVLVVVYVGAIAVLFLFVVMMLDINFVELRQGFLQYLPIGGLIGLVLLAELVLVGGSWVLGPEMSGAMPTPQLAERTNTEAIGELLYTHYLYLFQVAGIVLLVAMIGAIVLVLRTRTGVRKQRPSDQVARTREEAVAIRKVSPGGGV from the coding sequence ATGCTTCAAGCGCTTATCTTCTATGTCTTTGCCGCCACCGCCGTTGGTGCTGGCGTTATGGTGATTTCAGCCCGCAACCCGGTGCATTCCGTGTTGTTCCTGATTCTCGCCTTTTTCAACGCGGCCGGGCTGTTTGTGCTTCTGGGTGCGGAATTTCTGGCGATGGTCCTGGTTGTCGTCTATGTCGGCGCGATCGCGGTCTTGTTCCTGTTCGTTGTCATGATGCTCGACATCAATTTCGTCGAGCTTCGTCAGGGGTTTTTGCAATATCTACCGATTGGCGGTTTGATCGGTCTCGTGCTGTTGGCGGAACTCGTGCTTGTTGGCGGAAGCTGGGTTCTCGGCCCGGAAATGAGCGGCGCCATGCCGACGCCACAACTTGCCGAGCGAACGAACACGGAAGCCATCGGCGAGCTTCTTTATACGCATTACCTCTATCTTTTTCAGGTGGCCGGCATCGTCCTTCTGGTGGCGATGATTGGTGCAATCGTACTGGTGCTTCGCACCCGGACGGGCGTTCGCAAGCAGCGTCCCAGCGATCAGGTTGCGCGCACGCGGGAAGAGGCGGTCGCCATTCGCAAGGTTTCCCCCGGAGGTGGCGTCTGA